From a single Phaenicophaeus curvirostris isolate KB17595 chromosome 8, BPBGC_Pcur_1.0, whole genome shotgun sequence genomic region:
- the PHGDH gene encoding D-3-phosphoglycerate dehydrogenase, translating to METGPNEPEKRAPLGALLARRAGGSNPSAAEERPSRPSVRPVMALGKLQKVLISDSLDPCCREILQAGGLRVQEKPGLSKEELLREIRDCEGLIVRSATKVTAEVLAAAERLQVVGRAGTGVDNVDVEAATRKGVLVMNTPTGNSLSAAELTCGMILCLARQIPQAAASMKEGKWDRKKYMGMELNGKTLGVLGLGRIGREVATRMQAFGMKTIGYDPIITPETSATFGVEQLPLEQIWPRCDFITVHTPLLPSTTGLLNDSTFAKCRRGVQVVNCARGGIVDEGALLRALQSGQCGGAALDVFTQEPPKDRDLVNHPNVICCPHLGASTREAQSRCGKEIAMQIVDMATGKGLAGTVNGQALSKAFAPQTKPWIALGRALGTMLHTLGKQAQGSVQVCTLGTPLREAGSYLTPAVAAGMLAGGMQKEVTLVNALLLAQEAGLKVTTTHGDVAPEPDSSTGLLQLSLQGTPHRVAGTVQGSTPVLRELNGATFKQPVPLASPILIYRAKATEPNTLPTLAGLLGKAGIQLQSYHSSSTVAGEKWSVVGLSAPLSNLSELKPQATEVFQLHL from the exons ATGGAGACGGGACCCAATGAGCCCGAAAAACGTGCCCCTCTCGGAGCCCTTTTagcgcggcgggcgggcggtAGCAACCCCTCGGCGGCAGAGGAGAGACCGtcccgtccgtccgtccgtcccgTCATGGCGCTGGGGAAGCTGCAGAAGGTGCTGATCAGTGACAGCCTGGACCCCTGCTGCCGGGAGATCCTGCAGGCCGGCGGCCTCCGGGTGCAGGAGAAGCCCGGGCTGAgcaaggaggagctgctgcGGGAGATCCGG GACTGCGAGGGGCTCATCGTGCGCTCAGCCACCAAAGTCACGGCCGAGGTGCTGGCGGCGGCAGAGCGGCTGCAGGTGGTGGGCAGAGCGGGCACCGGTGTGGACAATGTGGACGTGGAGGCGGCCACCAGGAAGGGTGTCCTGGTCATGAA CACACCCACCGGGAACAGCCTCAGCGCCGCTGAGCTCACCTGCGGGATGATCTTGTGCTTGGCCAG GCAGATCCCGCAGGCAGCTGCCTCCATGAAGGAGGGCAAGTGGGACCGTAAGAAG TACATGGGCATGGAGCTGAACGGGAAGACTCTGGgtgtgctggggctggggcgCATCGGCAGGGAAGTGGCCACCCGCATGCAGGCTTTTGGCATGAAG ACCATAGGCTACGACCCCATCATTACCCCGGAAACCTCGGCTACCTTCGGCGTGGAGCAGCTGCCGCTGGAACAGATCTGGCCCCGCTGCGACTTCATCACGGTGCACACACCGCTGCTGCCCTCCACCACGG GGCTCCTGAACGACAGCACCTTCGCCAAGTGTCGCCGTGGCGTGCAGGTGGTGAACTGCGCCCGCGGGGGCATCGTGGATGAGGGCGCGCTGCTGCGAGCACTGCAGTCAGGGCAGTGTGGCGGGGCAGCCCTTGATGTCTTCACGCAG GAGCCCCCAAAGGACCGTGACCTGGTGAACCACCCCAACGTCATCTGCTGCCCGCACCTGGGTGCCAGCACACGAGAGGCACAGAGCCGCTGCGGCAAGGAGATTGCCATGCAGATCGTGGACATGGCCACAGGGAAGGGGCTGGCTGGCACA GTAAACGGCCAGGCTCTCAGCAAGGCTTTTGCACCTCAGACCAAGCCCTGGATAGCCTTGGGCAGGGCCTTGGGCACAATGCTGCACACACTGGGCAAGCAAGCGCAGGGCAGCGTGCAGGTCTGCACCCTAG GGACACCATTGCGGGAGGCTGGGAGCTACCTAACACCTGCTGTGGCCGCGGGCATGCTGGCTGGAGGCATGCAGAAGGAGGTGACCCTGGTTAATGCCCTGCTGCTGGCCCAGGAGGCTGGGCTGAAG GTCACAACCACCCACGGCGACGTGGCCCCTGAACCTGACAGCAGCACTGGCTTGCTGCAGCTGTCTCTCCAGGGCACCCCGCACCGGGTGGCAGGGACGGTGCAGGGTAGCACTCCAGTGCTGCGGGAGCTCAATGGAGCCACTTTCAAGCAGCCGGTTCCGCTGGCCAGCCCTATCCTCATCTACAGAGCCAAAGCCACCGAGCCCAATACACTTCCCACGCTTGCTG ggctgctggggaaggcagggatCCAGCTCCAGTCCTACCACAGCTCAAGCACAGTGGCGGGGGAGAAGTGGAGTGTTGTGGGGCTCTCAGCCCCACTGTCCAATCTCAGCGAGCTGAAGCCACAGGCCACAGAGGTTTTCCAGCTTCACCTGTAG
- the HMGCS2 gene encoding hydroxymethylglutaryl-CoA synthase, mitochondrial, producing MLRLVSRTARCWGARQAPQGLERVHQGGQTPMAVQRACLCSTAGTGAWPKDVGILALEVYFPAQYVEQEELERYDGVEAGKYTRGLGQQQMGFCAAHEDINSLCLTVVQRLVERRRLSWDAIGRLEVGTETVIDKSKAVKTVLMQLFHDSGNTDVEGIDTTNACYGGTASLFNAASWVESSAWDGRYAVVVCGDIAVYAMGNARPTGGAGAVAMLVGPNAPLVLERGLRGTHMEHAYDFYKPDLSSEYPVVDGQLSIQCYLRALDRCYAVYRRKAESQWQQAGIQRPFTLDDFKYIIFHTPFCKLVQKSVGRLLLNDFLSNPNPDTATGLYKGLQPFRGVKLEDTYTSKEVEKAFQAASQEIFNQKTKPSLLLSCRNGNMYTPSMYGCLASLLAQASARDLAGSRIGAFSYGSGLSASMFSLRVSQDAAPGSPLDKLVSSLADLPARLDTRKRVAPQDFANIMKQREETHHLADHTPHGSQADLFPGTWYLTRVDAKYRREYARKPI from the exons ATGCTGCGCTTGGTCAGCCGTACTGCGCGCTGCTGGGGGGCAAGGCAGGCACCGCAGGGGCTGGAGCGAGTACACCAGGGGGGCCAGACCCCCATGGCTGTGCAGAGGGCATG cctctgcagcactgctgggacGGGCGCCTGGCCCAAGGATGTGGGCATCCTGGCGTTGGAGGTGTACTTCCCTGCCCAGTAcgtggagcaggaggagctggagcgaTACGATGGTGTAGAAGCTGGCAAGTACACGCGGGGCTTGGGCCAGCAGCAAATGGGCTTCTGCGCTGCCCATGAGGACATCAACTCCCTGTGCCTGACGGTGGTGCAGCGGCTGGTGGAGCGCAGGCGCCTCTCCTGGGATGCCATCGGCCGCCTGGAGGTGGGCACTGAGACTGTCATCGACAAGTCCAAGGCTGTCAAGACCGTCCTCATGCAGCTCTTCCATGACTCGGGCAACACTGATGTGGAGGGCATCGACACCACCAACGCCTGCTATGGGGGCACAGCCTCACTCTTCAACGCAGCCTCCTGGGTGGAGTCCAGTGCCTGGGATG GTCGCTATGCCGTGGTGGTGTGTGGGGACATTGCCGTCTATGCCATGGGGAATGCACGGCCGACGGGAGGTGCTGGTGCTGTTGCTATGCTGGTGGGACCCAACGCCCCACTGGTGCTGGAGAGAG GCCTGCGGGGAACCCACATGGAGCATGCTTATGACTTCTACAAGCCAGATCTGTCTTCTGAGTACCCAGTGGTGGATGGGCAGCTCTCCATCCAGTGCTACCTGCGGGCCCTGGACCGCTGCTACGCCGTGTACCGTCGGAAGGCAGAGAGCCAGTGGCAACAGG CTGGTATCCAGAGGCCCTTCACTCTCGATGACTTCAAGTACATAATCTTCCACACACCCTTCTGCAAGCTGGTGCAGAAATCTGTTGGGCGGCTGCTGCTGAACGACTTCTTGtccaaccctaaccctgacaCGGCCACCGGCCTCTACAAGGGGCTGCAGCCCTTTCG CGGTGTGAAGCTGGAGGACACCTACACCAGcaaggaggtggagaaggcGTTCCAGGCAGCCAGCCAGGAGATCTTCAACCAGAAGACCaagccctccctgctcctgtccTGCCGCAATGGCAACATGTATACGCCGTCCATGTACGGCTGCCTGGCCTCCCTCCTGGCACA GGCCTCAGCGCGGGACCTGGCTGGATCCCGGATTGGTGCCTTCTCCTATGGCTCAGGACTCTCTGCCAGCATGTTCTCCCTCCGCGTCTCGCAGGATGCAGCCCCAG GCTCACCCCTGGACAAGCTGGTGTCCAGCCTGGCTGACCTGCCAGCACGCCTGGACACCCGCAAGCGCGTGGCCCCACAGGACTTCGCCAACATCATGAAGCAGCGTGAGGAAACTCATCACTTGG CCGACCACACTCCCCACGGCTCCCAGGCAGATCTCTTCCCCGGCACTTGGTACCTGACACGGGTGGATGCCAAATACCGCCGAGAATATGCCAGGAAGCCCATCTAA
- the REG4 gene encoding regenerating islet-derived protein 4: MVSAARLALLLLGSVGFLWPAGAWYINYCPKGWSYYKLSCFRYFRQLQSWDEAERQCQGSHPGAHLAWVEEPQEADTLRRAISYYQRAQPVWLGLRYWNESQAWHWVRGDKYSVTSGLAGNGARGGSCGILTHLSGFTLWSSADCAQRYHYICKVIPLL, encoded by the exons ATGGTGTCAGCAGCCAGACttgccctcctgctgctgggcagcgTGGGATTCCTGTGGCCAGCTG GTGCCTGGTACATAAACTACTGCCCCAAGGGTTGGTCCTACTACAAGCTTAGCTGCTTCAGGTACTTCCGTCAGCTCCAGAGCTGGGACGAGGCTGAG AGGCAGTGCCAGGGCAGCCACCCCGGCGCCCACCTGGCCTGGGTGGAGGAGCCCCAGGAAGCAGACACCCTGCGGAGGGCCATCTCCTACTACCAGCGCGCGCAGCCTGTCTGGCTCGGTCTCCGCTACTGGAATGAG AGCCAGGCCTGGCACTGGGTGAGGGGGGACAAGTACAGCGTCACCAGCGGGCTGGCTGGAAACGGTGCCCGCGGGGGAAGCTGCGGCATTCTGACCCACCTCAGCG GCTTCACCCTATGGTCCAGCGCTGACTGCGCCCAGCGGTATCACTACATCTGCAAGGTCATCCCTTTGCTCTGA